ATACCACCAGTACAATCCAAGGCTCGCTCAATGCGATTTCGGCAAATTCGAAATATCAGAAGGAAGCTTTGAAATATCTTGAATTAGTGAACACGGATCCCAAACTTCGCAATATGCTGGCATTCGGCGAGATAGGCGTAGACTACAACAATGTCGATGGCGAAAAGGTGATTGAGCGTACATCCGATACTTGGCCGCTGGCTGCCTACACACAAGGCACATTCTTTAATTTGGCGGTGACCAAAGGCGCTCCCGAAGATCAATGGGAACAGGTTAAAAAGCTGAACGATGCAGCGACCTCTTCGACCGTCCTGGGCTTTGCGCTTGACATCACCGATCTTCAGACCGAAGTGGCGAATTGCCAAGCGGTATGGGATAAATACAAATATGAGCTGATCACGGGCGCATCCGATCCGGAGAAAATGGTGCCGAAGATTACGGCTGAATTAAAATCAGCCGGCATGGACACGATTATGCAAGCTGCCCAAGAGCAAATCAACAATTACTTCAAGTAAGATTACACTCAAGCGCATCCCTTAATGAGGCTCTCTTAAGGGGTGCTTTTTCCTTACGATCTATGAAGCTAGGCGTTAATCGTGTTAAATTGAGATATAGCAACTTGTTTCAACGACCTGCTGCAATCGAGGTGTCATATGGGCTCTTTTTTGCAAATCAAAATTTATCGTCACAAGTTTATTGCCTATGTCATCTTCGTCGTCGCCATCGGAATCACGCTTGGTACGCTGACCTGTGCCATGCTGCTGAATCAATGGGTTGGCAACTCCCGGATCGAGGCGGCTAATGCCTTCTCGCGTGTAGAGAATGAGCTGCAGTATGATGCTGACCGCATTGAGGCTTACATGCAGCGTATTTACTCCAATACAGGTCTGATGGATGATGCTCGCAGCTTTTTAAGCAGCAGTGCTGAGGGATACTTAACCAGCAGGCTGCAGAACAGCCAATTCTCACAGCCGCTTGTTTCTTTTCCAGAGGATGTTAAGACCTATCTGTACAGCTGGGCGCAAGGTGAAATCACGCAGATAAGCACGCATACCGACAAGTATGGCAATGTCGTCCGTTTTAATGATAACGGAATTGCAAGCTTTACCTTCGGGCTTCCGAATACGGATGAAGCTTTTCGCGACACCCTGATGAAGGGATTCGTATATCGCAAGAAACTGTCGGATCCCACGTCAGGTCCCCAGGAATTCGGTGAGCTGCGCTTCTTGGTCAGCAGTGAGCAAATCTTTAAATCCGTTCAAAGCTTCCGATTGGGTAATGCGGCTGCAGTCAGCCCTTCCGGTGAAATATATCAGATCGGTAGCGGACAGGACCGGGACCTAGAAGAACTATCCCGGCTAGCAGCGGCGAATGGACGCAGTCACGGTATTATTTCTAGGGGTGTTTTGAAACATATCTTTTTTGTCTCCTTTCCATCCACCAAGTTTAATTTCAAATTCGTGAGCATCATCGATTTATCCATGCTCATCCGTCAGCATGCCGGGATGCTGATCACCATCTTTCTGATCGTATTGACGGCCATGATTAGTGTGCTTCTGCTCATTGCATACAATATGCGGGATGATGCCCTTTTCCTGCGCCGCATCATTCAATCGATTGGACGTGTGAAAATGGCTAATTTCACGCCTAACCGCCCTGCCCGTTACCGTCGGAATGAATACGGCATGATTGCCCGGGAATTGGACGATATGATTCAGCAGTTGGATAAGCATATCCGGAATGAATATCTGTTAAAGATCAAACAGCAGGAAACTGAAATGAAAGCGCTTCAACACCAAATCAACCCTCATTTTTTATACAACACGTTAGAGGTTATCCGCTCCACTGCTCTTGTCAATCAGGACAGGGATACCGCTGACGCCATTGCAACGCTGGGGACGCTCTATCGCGAAATCGTCAAAAAGGAAAATATCATTTCGATTGCAAGCGAGCTGGAATTGCTGCAGAAGTACTTGGAGATTATGGAGTTTAAGTATCCCGAGCGCTTTTATTATCAAGTCAATGTAGAGCCGGCACTGCTCCTCATCCCTACCGTGAAATTCTGGATGCAGCCTTTGGCTGAGAACTTTTTCATCCATGGCTTTAACGCGAATCATGAGTTTAATTTGTATGTCGTTAATGGCTTTGAAGCCGAAGACTGTTATGTACTGGAATTCGTGGACAACGGATGCGGTATTCCTCCGGAGCGTTTACGTACCGTTCGAAGCACAATGTCTAACCATGATGAACCATCTTCCAATAGTATCGGGCTGCGCAACGTATATACGCGCCTTCACTTTTTCTACGGGGACGGCTTTTCGATCGAGATTGCGAATAATGAGGAATCTGGAGTCAACATTTCCGTGCGGATTTCAAAAGAGGTGATTGAACATGTACAAACTGATGATTGTGGATGACGAACCTCAGATTTTGGAGGGAATGAAGCGAATCCTGGATTGGAAGCAATACGGTTTTGGTCGGATCGAAACCTGCGAATCCACGGAGGAGGCCATGTCCAAAATGGTCGACCTGCTGCCGGATGTCGCCATATTCGATGTTTGCATTGGCAAGGAGCTTGGATATGAAGCGATCCGCAGATTGAACGAATTTCAAATTCCTACGAAATATATCATTATGAGCGGTTATAGTGAATTTACATATGCCCAGGAAGCCATTCGCTGTGGCGTCAAAGACTATCTGCTCAAGCCTATAGAACGCACCAAGCTGCAGCAAGTGATTGAGAAGATCATCGTTGAGGATCTGGGCGGTTCGATAGGTAACAGGAATGGCGAAAGCCTGAACACGGACCCGGTATTAGGTGTAAGCTATGACAGCTTATCCAAGCTGGTCAACCGTATTCTGCTGATGATCAGGACAGAGTATGCTCAGAATATAACCTTGAAGTCCGTAGCGGAGCGTTTCCAGATGAACAGCACCTACCTTGGACAATTGTTTCTTAAAGAAACCGCGATGAAGTTTTCCGAATATCTCATGGCTTACCGAATGCTTCTTGCACAAGAGCGAATTCAATCGACAGATGAGAAGATTTCCTGCATCGCATTTTCCGTCGGCTACAACAATCTCAACTACTTCTATACGCACTTTCACAGCTTTTTTGAAAAATCTCCTTCTGAACTGCGGGGAAAAGGGTAACAACAAACGCGGCGAAAAAGGAGGATACCGATGATGTTTAAGCACCCAAGAAGGCCCAAACGCATCTTCATGATCATCAGTCTCATATTGCTGCTCACATCCTATACAACCGGCTGCTTCCGGCAGCCTGGATACAACGACGAAACATATGATGGGGACACGGTAAACCTGATCTATTATACGATCGGAGAGCCTGACAAGGATCTGCAGCTCGTCAATGATAAAATCAATGAAATCATGGCTCGTAAAATCGGTGTGACGATCACTTATGTCAAGGTAAGCTGGCAGGAGTATGAAGATCGGCTGAACACGCTGATATCCGCCGGAAGTCCATTTGATATTGCTTTTGCACCCGATTATGCAACCACCGCTATGCGCGGCGCCTGGCTGAAGCTGGATGACTATCTTGCCGGCCTTGGCAAGGAAATGTACGATGCCATTGACCCCACCTTTTGGCAAGGGGTACGTATGAACGATGGCAGCATTTACGGTGTGCCGACCAATAAAGAGTTAGCCGTGCTTGATCAGTGGATGTATCCCGCTTCCATCGTGAGTAAATATAATATCGATATTACCAAGTACAATACGCTGGAATCGCTTGAACCGCTGCTTCGGATGATTCATCGGGAAGAGCCGACATACATCCCCATGGAATTGGATCGGGATTCCCACAATTTCTTCGCTCTCCATGGATACGAATATATTATGAACCATAAATTGCCCTTGATGATCAAATCACTGGACCCGAGCGCTCAGGTGGTGAATATCTTCGAAACCAAGGAAGCGCGGCAGGTGTTAGATACGTTGCGGCGTTATTACAAGGAAGGCTTCATTAATGAGGATGCCGCACTGCGAGAGCCTGGAGGACTTAAACGAGGGGCCAAAGTGTTCTGGAAGTCTTCAGGCGGCGGTCCGCTCTCGGAGACGACTTGGAGTAAGGATCGCGGCTACAAGATTGTAGCGAATCCCGTAACCCCAAGCACCGTCACAACGGAATCCGTCCGGGGCGGCATCATGACCGTGAACGCCAATACGAAGCATCCGGTGGAATGTATTAAATTCCTGAATTTGCTCAATACGGACCCGGAAATACGAAACTTATTTAACTATGGGATTGAAGGCGTGCACTATACACTGGATAAACAAGGGCAAGTCGTTCTAACTACGGACAAGGACAGCGATGGCAACCCGATTCCGGATGCGCCTGCAAGCCGCTATTCAGGAGTACAGTACACGCAGGGGAATTGGTTTATCCTGAAAACCATGGGCGGCGATAACCCGGACCCCCTCGACAAATGGGATCAATTTCGCAAATACAACGCAGGCGTCGTCAAGTCCAACGTGCTCGGCTTTACACCCGATCTATCCCAGCTGACCGCCCAAACCGATAACATCGAGATGGTCTGGCATAAATATTATCCGAGTCTCATGACAGGCTCCGTCGATGTGGATACAATCCTCCCCAAGTTTAATGAGGAGCTGAAGCAAGCCGGCATGGACGACGTACGACATGAAGTGCAGAAGCAGCTGGATGCTTGGCGGGGTGAGATGAAGTGAGTATTGACAGCTTTTGCTTCCTGTGATCGGGTCGACCTTGGCCTCCACATTGAGACATGATCCTATTCAAAAGAGACCCTGAAGCGGATAGCTTCAGAGGTCTCTTTCGCCGTTTTTTCACTTGGTCCCCTATACGGTGACGGGGAAAAAGCACATTTTTGAAGTAAGTAGCTATTCCCATTTATCGTAGGCTGCGTGCAAATTAACTTCGGATAGGAGTCCTTTTTGCAGTTGTGGATTCGGAACCATTCGGTTGTACTTTATAATCTTTTGATTGATGGCCTCGAACGCTGTCTCCGGAATCGCAGTTGACTCCGGGCGGTCCAAGAGCCGCTTGATGTCGGCGGCGATTTCTTTTCTCAGCTCCACCCATGCTGGCTGGTAATTCGCATTCTTCATGATCCCGGTTAGAACATCCCCGTCTTCGATCTTAATCGGCTTTCCCTTTAACGGTGAATCGTCAAAGCCGCCTTCTCTGGCAAATTTGTCGACGGCCGATTCCAGAAGCCCGCTGCTGGTCGACATGTAGCGTCGTTCCTTTTCTTCACTTTGATCTTCTTCGGGAGCAAGAGCTGATTCTTTTGGGTCATCGTTCAAATCCATTCAGTCACCTCCGTCTTACATATCAGGGAAATAGATTCTATCCTTCGATGAAATGTTAACAAAATATTGAATTACCCAAAATATAACATACTGCGTCTGAAGTTAACAATTCCCTTGAGCGTGTATGATTACATCATTTGGGCTCGCCAGTAACGGCAAAAATCATTATGAATCCGCGGAGATTCTATAGGTCTTTTCTAGTAAAGAGGCTTATCGTTAAGAAATAGGAAGCGATGAATACAACTACGATACCGATTAGGATAAGAAGTAATGTTTGATCGTTAATGAGACCTTTCTCACTCACCATATTCATTAGCACCGCTGCAGGTTGTGCCAGGATAATTAGGGAGACCATGAATACTGCATTGATAATTCCGGCTCCTTTTTTACTAAGTGCGTAAAAAAGAGGCATATAGATAGAAATGAGAACAAGCAGCATTCCTACTGAAACCAATAGGGACAGTACCGTATAGTCTGGCTTTTCAAGCTGTGGGAATGAAAGCTTAATGAGTCGGTGAATCCCGTAAGAAGCAATGACTCCAAACAATGTATAGATGATGGCTGTTATGTATTTGGCTTGCACAATATGTTTGCGACTAATCGGCAGCGTGACCAGAAATTTATGATTATGGTTTTTGATATCGATCATCGTAGCTAGAATGATGGAGCCGAAAGCCGTATAGATTCCTACAAAATAAATGGACATTTCACTTTTGGGTATAAAAGCGAAACTGAATACAGCGAGATAAAGAAGAATCGTCCAAAGTGAGCTTTTTAAAGCGATAAAGTCTTTACGAAGCAAATTAAGCATGAACTCGTCCTCCCTTGGCCGTGAAATACATGATGTCTTCTAAGGATGGTTTTTCTAAAATAGCATTATTGCCGAACAGCTTCGCGGCCTTGCGTCTATTATCTACTAAGCCCTCAAAACCAAGCGCCGTCTCACGAATCCCGATAAATTCCTTTCGAATATCCGAATCAATCAGTTGTAAGTCGCCCTTCACGATCGCGTATCTCTCAAGCACATCATCTTTTGCTTCATTGAATACGAGTTTTCCGTCATTGACGAAAGTAATATAGTCAGCAATGCGATCCAAATCCGCTGTAATATGTGTCGAGAAGATAATCGTATTTTTTTCGTCCTGCATCATATCCGCCAGTAGATCGAGCATTTCCCTTCTGAACACAGGATCGAGTCCGGAAGTCGGCTCATCCATGACCAGGAGCTCAGCCTCATGGGATAAGGCAATGGCAAGGGAGAGTTTGATCTTCATTCCCTTAGATAAATCTTCAACCTTCTTCTTAGGAGACAATTCGAATTGTTCGAGGTGGCGGTTAAACTTCTTTTCATCCCAATGGCTGTAAAAAGGCGCAATCATTCTCTTCGTATCACGAATCGTAAGATGCTCATAATAGAAGCAATCATCTGTGACGATGCCAATGCGCTGTTTAATTTCGACTTCATGTTTAGGCATATCAAGGCCGAGTATTTTTACACTGCCGGAATCGGGACGGATCATGCCAAGCATCATCTTGATTAAGGTGCTTTTACCAACACCATTCGGACCAATGAGTCCGGTAATGTAGCCTTGTTTCACATCCAGTGAAACATGATCGACTTTAAAAAGAGGGTATGTTTTTGTTAAATTTCGTAATTCGATTGCATTCATGGCGTTTGTTCCTCCTCGAACAGTAAAGTCAGATGATCGATTACATCTTGTTGGCTCATGTTTAATTCCTTGCTTTCTCGAATGATATTCATCATTTTCTCTTCTAATCGCTTCATGCGCTGCTCCCTGATGAAATCTTTATTCGCCCCTGATACGAAACACCCCTTACCTACGACCGAATCGATTAGTTTTTCGTTCTCCAATTCTTCATAGGCACGCTTAGTCGTAATAACACTAACCTGCAAATCCTTAGCAAGTTGCCTTATAGAAGGGAGACTGTCACCTGCGCTCAATTCTCCGCTCAGAATACTCTGTCTAATCTGGTTCATAATCTGTATGTAAATCGGATCGCTCGATGCGTTGGATAATATGATTTTTATGCCGTTCACCTCACTGCTGTTAATCAAGTATATAGTGTATATATATAATATATACACTATTCTCTCTTGTGTCAATTCATCCATCTGGGCAGTCATTCTTGTCTACTTCGATTAAAAATAAAAAAGCCGCGGGTTACGCAACTTTGTATGGGTGTATGTTCTTGTCTCCGACAGGGCCATCTTATGGCATACTCAACTTCATTTATTGTTACTGGAGTGCCGATGCATCCCGAATCAAATAGGCTGCTGCTTCAGCTGAAAATTTCCCCTTTTTCTTTTAAGAGCTGGAACGAACGGATTAGGGAATTTCGTCGATTGACAATTGCCCCAGTTAGAATTACATTGAATATAGTTAAGCACTTAACTATATGGAAGGCGTGATCACTTTGAATGACCTGCAACAATACGTGCTGGATTTGCCGCTGCCTACCCTTGCTTTCTTCACACTGGTGGAAACAACGGCAAAACTGGTCGACGTATCCGAAAGCTACTGGAAAGCGCAAGGGCTGAACGGAGCCAGAATACGGATTTTAGTTGAACTTATGAAAGAAGGAGGGACCATGCTTCCCTCCAAGCTAGCACAAAAAATCGGTGTAACCAAACCCAATATCAGTCTGCTGCTTACCCCCTTGGAAAATGAAGGCTTCATTCGTCGGGATAACCATCCCCAGGACGGTCGAAAGTTGGTCATCACCATTACAAGTGAAGGTCAGCGTCTATTGATCCAAAACCTGCCCGCGAACAGGCAGCGGATTTCCGATAAAATGAACGTGCTGAATGATCATGAATTAAAGCAGCTCCTAGACCTTCTCCAAAAATTAAAAGAAGCGTAACGGTCTTTTACGCCCATTTAGTTAAGCACTTAACCCAATATGGAAAGGATGACATTCGATGTCTACCGTAATTACAGGAGCCAATGGCCGGCTCGGCCGTTTCATTATCAAAGAGCTTCTTCACCGTGTTCAGCCCGATCAAATCGTTGCTTGCGTTCGCCATATGGAGTCCGGAAAATCATTGAAGGAGCTGGGAGTTGCTGTCCGTTTCTGCGATTACGACGAACCTGCCTCCTTGAAGGAGGCATTCGCCGGCGCCTCGCGGCTGTTGTTCATTTCTAGCCCCCATCCCGATGATACCGTTCGTTTGCGGCAGCATGCCCATGTGGTTGAAGCTGCAAAAAAAGCGAACGTTGGCCATTTTTTATACACCGGCTTCGCCTTTCCTGAACATAGTGACATTTCAATGACTCATTTGCATTTGGCTACCGAGCATGCCATTCGCACAACCGGAATTCCTTATACTTTTCTTCGCAGTGGTTTGTACATGGACTTTATTGAAGCGCTGGATTTGAATACAGTCATGTCAACAGGGATTCTTCACATCCCTCCAGGATCGTGGAAATTCAACGCTGTTACGCGCTACGATCTGGCGGCCGCCATAGCGGGGGTAATACCCGGTGAGGACCATTGGAATAAGACTTATGAGCTTGTTGCGCCAGCCGCTTGGAGTTTCAACGATTTGGTCTCCACTCTTTCAGAGCTAACGGGCAAACCGATATCCCTATGTCCCACCTACGAGGTGCAACATTGGATATTTAGCTTTTTAAGAAAAATCGATACGGCTTCAACTTCTGGCGATCTGGAGAATTTGTTGGAACGTCCGGTAACAACGCTTAAAGAAATACTCAAATCTTATATCGGGACAGAAGTCAGATCTGACTGATGATAAAATCGGGACGAAAGTTTCTACGATGATCTCCATTTGGATTAACGATTAGCCCTTCACCATCGGACCGATACAGTATTAGTCACATTTGTCAGAACAAATTAATATTCTGAATTAGTTCATTTCCAGAAGGAGTGCGTTAATGAAGAAAAAATTAACCTATGATTACATTGTGGTAGGCACAGGCCCGGCAGGAGCCGTTATCGCAAAGTCACTCACTGATGATATGCGAACTTCCGTGCTTGTATTAGAATCCGGTGGAAATCATGACAAAGACAAACCGATCAAGGATTCAACCTTTGCGCTTGAGCTTGAAGAAGATTTCTTTCCAAATTACTTTTGGCAGGGAGAAGGCAGTCCCCAAGAAGCACTTGATGGACGCGCATTCGAATGGACGACGGGGCGGCTCTCGGGCGGTGGCTCTTCAATAAACGGAGAGCAATATGTACGACCGACAGCTGCCGTGCTCCAAAAGTGGGAACGACTGCTCGGACCTCTATGGTCACCTGATAAAGCCACACGACGATTCAAAGCTTTGGAGAATTATAACGGTGATACTACAAATTTCGAAGCTCGGGGGTATCGAGGAAGAATCAACATTAGGCAAGCTCCTGAAACTCCAACACCGATGGCACACAAGCTGACATCTGCGATCGAACGGGCATCAGGTTTTCCCATCATTCTTGACTATAATAATCCGGATACTCCTCTGGGACCGTTCACCCGTTGGCAATTATATCAACAACCTGATGGTCGTAGGGAGAGCTCTTCCACTGCCTTCCTGTCATCGGATATTATGACGCCAGCAGGTCGTGGTGTTAGTAACCGAAAATTAACTGTAATGTTTCGGACAACGGCTCTACGTATTCTCTTCTCCGGTAAACGTGCCGTTGGCGTTGAGTATTTGAAGGATGGCAAATGCATCCGTGCGTATTCGCGTAAAAAAGTTATTATATCTGCAGGGATAAATAGCCCTCAGTTGTTAATGTTGTCTGGAATTGGACCCGCTAAAAAATTGAAAAAGGCTGGAATCCCTGTCATCTTCGATAACCCAAACGTTGGACAAAGGTTAAAAAACCATACGCTAAATTCCGCTGTATTTA
Above is a window of Paenibacillus sp. FSL K6-1330 DNA encoding:
- a CDS encoding NmrA family NAD(P)-binding protein gives rise to the protein MSTVITGANGRLGRFIIKELLHRVQPDQIVACVRHMESGKSLKELGVAVRFCDYDEPASLKEAFAGASRLLFISSPHPDDTVRLRQHAHVVEAAKKANVGHFLYTGFAFPEHSDISMTHLHLATEHAIRTTGIPYTFLRSGLYMDFIEALDLNTVMSTGILHIPPGSWKFNAVTRYDLAAAIAGVIPGEDHWNKTYELVAPAAWSFNDLVSTLSELTGKPISLCPTYEVQHWIFSFLRKIDTASTSGDLENLLERPVTTLKEILKSYIGTEVRSD
- a CDS encoding ABC transporter ATP-binding protein; the protein is MNAIELRNLTKTYPLFKVDHVSLDVKQGYITGLIGPNGVGKSTLIKMMLGMIRPDSGSVKILGLDMPKHEVEIKQRIGIVTDDCFYYEHLTIRDTKRMIAPFYSHWDEKKFNRHLEQFELSPKKKVEDLSKGMKIKLSLAIALSHEAELLVMDEPTSGLDPVFRREMLDLLADMMQDEKNTIIFSTHITADLDRIADYITFVNDGKLVFNEAKDDVLERYAIVKGDLQLIDSDIRKEFIGIRETALGFEGLVDNRRKAAKLFGNNAILEKPSLEDIMYFTAKGGRVHA
- a CDS encoding ABC-2 transporter permease, which translates into the protein MLNLLRKDFIALKSSLWTILLYLAVFSFAFIPKSEMSIYFVGIYTAFGSIILATMIDIKNHNHKFLVTLPISRKHIVQAKYITAIIYTLFGVIASYGIHRLIKLSFPQLEKPDYTVLSLLVSVGMLLVLISIYMPLFYALSKKGAGIINAVFMVSLIILAQPAAVLMNMVSEKGLINDQTLLLILIGIVVVFIASYFLTISLFTRKDL
- a CDS encoding GntR family transcriptional regulator; the encoded protein is MKIILSNASSDPIYIQIMNQIRQSILSGELSAGDSLPSIRQLAKDLQVSVITTKRAYEELENEKLIDSVVGKGCFVSGANKDFIREQRMKRLEEKMMNIIRESKELNMSQQDVIDHLTLLFEEEQTP
- a CDS encoding DnaJ family domain-containing protein, which translates into the protein MDLNDDPKESALAPEEDQSEEKERRYMSTSSGLLESAVDKFAREGGFDDSPLKGKPIKIEDGDVLTGIMKNANYQPAWVELRKEIAADIKRLLDRPESTAIPETAFEAINQKIIKYNRMVPNPQLQKGLLSEVNLHAAYDKWE
- a CDS encoding histidine kinase encodes the protein MGSFLQIKIYRHKFIAYVIFVVAIGITLGTLTCAMLLNQWVGNSRIEAANAFSRVENELQYDADRIEAYMQRIYSNTGLMDDARSFLSSSAEGYLTSRLQNSQFSQPLVSFPEDVKTYLYSWAQGEITQISTHTDKYGNVVRFNDNGIASFTFGLPNTDEAFRDTLMKGFVYRKKLSDPTSGPQEFGELRFLVSSEQIFKSVQSFRLGNAAAVSPSGEIYQIGSGQDRDLEELSRLAAANGRSHGIISRGVLKHIFFVSFPSTKFNFKFVSIIDLSMLIRQHAGMLITIFLIVLTAMISVLLLIAYNMRDDALFLRRIIQSIGRVKMANFTPNRPARYRRNEYGMIARELDDMIQQLDKHIRNEYLLKIKQQETEMKALQHQINPHFLYNTLEVIRSTALVNQDRDTADAIATLGTLYREIVKKENIISIASELELLQKYLEIMEFKYPERFYYQVNVEPALLLIPTVKFWMQPLAENFFIHGFNANHEFNLYVVNGFEAEDCYVLEFVDNGCGIPPERLRTVRSTMSNHDEPSSNSIGLRNVYTRLHFFYGDGFSIEIANNEESGVNISVRISKEVIEHVQTDDCG
- a CDS encoding response regulator; its protein translation is MYKLMIVDDEPQILEGMKRILDWKQYGFGRIETCESTEEAMSKMVDLLPDVAIFDVCIGKELGYEAIRRLNEFQIPTKYIIMSGYSEFTYAQEAIRCGVKDYLLKPIERTKLQQVIEKIIVEDLGGSIGNRNGESLNTDPVLGVSYDSLSKLVNRILLMIRTEYAQNITLKSVAERFQMNSTYLGQLFLKETAMKFSEYLMAYRMLLAQERIQSTDEKISCIAFSVGYNNLNYFYTHFHSFFEKSPSELRGKG
- a CDS encoding MarR family transcriptional regulator; its protein translation is MEGVITLNDLQQYVLDLPLPTLAFFTLVETTAKLVDVSESYWKAQGLNGARIRILVELMKEGGTMLPSKLAQKIGVTKPNISLLLTPLENEGFIRRDNHPQDGRKLVITITSEGQRLLIQNLPANRQRISDKMNVLNDHELKQLLDLLQKLKEA
- a CDS encoding ABC transporter substrate-binding protein, which produces MMFKHPRRPKRIFMIISLILLLTSYTTGCFRQPGYNDETYDGDTVNLIYYTIGEPDKDLQLVNDKINEIMARKIGVTITYVKVSWQEYEDRLNTLISAGSPFDIAFAPDYATTAMRGAWLKLDDYLAGLGKEMYDAIDPTFWQGVRMNDGSIYGVPTNKELAVLDQWMYPASIVSKYNIDITKYNTLESLEPLLRMIHREEPTYIPMELDRDSHNFFALHGYEYIMNHKLPLMIKSLDPSAQVVNIFETKEARQVLDTLRRYYKEGFINEDAALREPGGLKRGAKVFWKSSGGGPLSETTWSKDRGYKIVANPVTPSTVTTESVRGGIMTVNANTKHPVECIKFLNLLNTDPEIRNLFNYGIEGVHYTLDKQGQVVLTTDKDSDGNPIPDAPASRYSGVQYTQGNWFILKTMGGDNPDPLDKWDQFRKYNAGVVKSNVLGFTPDLSQLTAQTDNIEMVWHKYYPSLMTGSVDVDTILPKFNEELKQAGMDDVRHEVQKQLDAWRGEMK
- a CDS encoding GMC family oxidoreductase — encoded protein: MKKKLTYDYIVVGTGPAGAVIAKSLTDDMRTSVLVLESGGNHDKDKPIKDSTFALELEEDFFPNYFWQGEGSPQEALDGRAFEWTTGRLSGGGSSINGEQYVRPTAAVLQKWERLLGPLWSPDKATRRFKALENYNGDTTNFEARGYRGRINIRQAPETPTPMAHKLTSAIERASGFPIILDYNNPDTPLGPFTRWQLYQQPDGRRESSSTAFLSSDIMTPAGRGVSNRKLTVMFRTTALRILFSGKRAVGVEYLKDGKCIRAYSRKKVIISAGINSPQLLMLSGIGPAKKLKKAGIPVIFDNPNVGQRLKNHTLNSAVFTTNSEDRPLPSLDPNALYTGGAFLPDPSGIDPDERAVQLIGIGSEEELTIAILYLRPKSNGDIRLQSKDPLNIVLADEGFLSNPDDMEAVKRIYRTYIRDIALELEKIDSSYQLLSPTFDVIDDDDRLEEFIKENFDHNHHQQGFLRMAPLSKGGVVDRRGNVHGVQDLVVADASIVPFTVDGNTSSAAYLIGYTIAKQLGKRKKNQRGCKEVGDE